From the Borrelia puertoricensis genome, one window contains:
- a CDS encoding P13 family porin has protein sequence MQGNFTGGLLILGFDMLGVGLISGGIYSLSQYKGIETPTFALSLVSLGGITLFITRIVEIISPFTYASSYNRKLREKLGISLGGFKPQFEVNFNENAGLSFELAFTKKY, from the coding sequence ATGCAAGGAAATTTTACTGGTGGATTACTGATTTTAGGATTTGATATGTTGGGTGTAGGTTTGATTAGTGGTGGTATATATTCTCTTTCTCAATATAAAGGTATTGAAACACCAACGTTTGCATTATCTTTGGTGTCTTTAGGTGGAATTACTTTATTTATAACACGAATTGTTGAGATAATAAGTCCCTTTACATATGCGTCTAGTTATAATAGGAAACTTCGAGAAAAATTGGGTATATCTTTGGGAGGATTTAAGCCCCAATTTGAAGTAAATTTCAACGAAAATGCTGGTTTGTCGTTTGAACTTGCTTTTACTAAGAAGTATTGA